The Longimicrobium sp. DNA window TTTCCGCCGTTCATGCCGCCGGCGCCCCGTTCCGCGCCCTCCGCCCCCGCGGAGCCCGCGCCGGACGAGTTCACGATGGAAGTCCCGCTCCCCGCCCACGACCCGGGCGACCCGGACTGCGACCTCCCGCAGCACGGCTTCGACGCGGAAGAGGCGGGATCGCAGCAGTGGGAGGCGGCCGCGCCCCCCGCCGCCGAGGACTTCCCCTGGCTGGAGATGCCAGCCGAGGGCCCGCGCGTCCATGCCGCCGAGCCCGTCGCCGATGCCGACGAGATGGCGGGATGGGCCGGATGGGACGCGGGTGGTGCGCAGCCGGCCGCCGAGGAAGCCGCGCAGGACACCGCCGCGCCCGACGATGCGATGCCTGGGGCTCCCGCCGGCGAGCCGGCGCCGTGGAGCGAGCCGGCCGCCGCCGAGGAGCCGTGGACCGCCCCCTCCGTGGCCGACGATCCGGCGCCCTGGACGGAAACGACCGTGGCCGACGAGGCGCCGTGGGCCGAGACCCCCGCGCCCGAGGAAGCCGCGCCCTGGGCCGAAAAGCCAGCGCCGCACGACGTGGCGCCGTGGGCCGAGACCCCCTCGGCCGACGACGCGGGGCCGTGGGGCGACTCCGCGCCCGAAGCCGAGTCATCCGCCGAGCCCCAGTGGCCGCCGTTCATCGCGGAGGCGGAAGAGGCGCCGCCGGCTCAGGCGCTCTTCGCCCACGACGCGCCCGTCGTGGAAGAGACCGGTCCCACCGAATCTCCCTCCGCCGCGCCTGCCACGCAGACCGTCGCCGCATCGGATGCGCCGGTGTACGGCGAGGTCGCGGACCGTCTGGAGTCGATCGCCCGGGCCCTGCGCGACGACCCCGGCTCCTTCCTTGCCGGCGGCTCCGGCGACGCGCTCGGGCTGCTGGTCACGGGCTTCGTGCTCGGCTACGGTCACGGGCGGCGCGAGGGCGGAGCCTGACCGCTCGCCCGGAGCAGGGCGTGTGAGCACCGTGGCGCCCGTGAGCCCCCTGGCCGGGGTGCGGTTCCTATTCCTCCTCCTGGACTGGGATGACTTCCGCCGAAACCGGCTGGCGCTCGCCCGCGCACTCCGGGATTTGGGCGCCGGGGTCGCGGTGATGATGGACACGAGCGGCATGCCGGAAGGGGTGGCGGACGGATTCCGGATCATCCCCTGGTCCGTGGCGCGAGGGAGCCTCAACCCGGTGACCGAGCTGCGCAGCCTCGCCCAGGTGGTCGCCGCCTACCGGCGTTACCAGCCGGATCTGGCGCACCACTTCGCGCTGAAGCCGGTGGTCTACGGCGGCATCGCGGCGCGGCTCAGCCGCGGGGTCGTGTACGCGAACACCGTCACCGGGCTGGGGATGGCGTTCACCTCGCGTTCGTGGAAGGCTCCCTTTCTGCGCCGCCTGATCCTCGTGCTGCTGCGGCTGGCCGCCGGGCACCGGCGCGCGCGAATCATCTGCCAGAATCGCGACGACCTCGAGGTGCTGTCGCGGGCGGGCGCCGCTGGCCCCGACCGCTCGGTCGTGATCCGTGGGTCCGGTGTGGACCTGGAGACGTACGTGCCGGTGCCGGAGCCCGGCGGCGCGCCGGTGGTTCTATACGCGGGCCGCATGATGCGCGAGAAGGGGGTCGAAGACTTTGCCGCCGCGGCACGGGAGCTCCGTGCGCGCGGCGTTTCCGCGCGATTCGTCCTGGTCGGAAAGCCGGATCCGGCGCATCGCAGCTCCGTGGGCGAAGAGACGCTGCAGGCGTGGTCAGCGGCGGGAGAGGTCGAATGGTGGGGAGCGCGCGCCGACATGGCCGCCGTGATCGGCGCCGCAGCGGTCGTGTGCCTCCCGTCGTGGTACGGCGAGGGGCTCCCCAAGGTGCTGCTGGAAGCGGGGGCGTGCGGCAAGGCGATGGTGGCCACGGACGTGCCGGGATGCCGCGAGCTGGTGATCGACGGCGAGACGGGGATCCTCGTCCCGCCCCGCGATCCCGCCGCGCTCGCGGGGGCGCTGGCGAGGGTGCTGTGCGACCCGGAGCTCCGGCGCGTCCTGGGGACCAACGCGCGCCGCGCCGCCGAGACGGAGTTCGGCGCGGACCGCGTGGTGCGGGAAACGCTCGCGGTGTACGAGGAGCTGCTGGCCACCCGTTCTCCGGGAGACGGAAGAGGATGAGCACCACCTCCGTGGGGGTACGCCTGCTGTCGGCGGCGAACCGGGCGGTGCGCCGCACCGTCTACCGGTCCCCTGCCGCGACTCGCCTGCTCTTTGGCTCCACCCTTCGCCCCTGCGGCGCATCCAGCTTCTGGGAGCTGGGCACGCTCGCCATCCGGCAGGCGCTCGCCCGCGACCTGCGCGACGGGATGAGGGTCGTGGAGGTGGGCACGGGCCCGTACGCGACGCTGGCGTTGTGGGCGGCGCGCCGGTGGCGGCTGGAGGTGGTGGCGACGGAGCTGGTGGAGGAGTGGGCGAGCTGGGCGCGGCAGTCGGCGGAGAGCAACGGGCTGCAGGTCGACGTTCGCTGCACCGATCTGCTTGCCGGTGTGGAGGGAAGCTTCGACGTGGCGTGGTTCGTTCCTCCCTTCACCCCGCGCGCGGTGTTCGAGATGCAGATGCGGGACACGGGGCTGAGCGACGACGAAGAGCGGCGCCGCCAGGCCGTCCGCACCTGCGGGGGTGAGATGGGGTGGGAGGTGCTCGATCGCTTTCTTGCCGCGGTGGGGCCGCGCCTGCGTCCCGGGGGGCGTGCCTACGT harbors:
- a CDS encoding glycosyltransferase family 4 protein codes for the protein MSTVAPVSPLAGVRFLFLLLDWDDFRRNRLALARALRDLGAGVAVMMDTSGMPEGVADGFRIIPWSVARGSLNPVTELRSLAQVVAAYRRYQPDLAHHFALKPVVYGGIAARLSRGVVYANTVTGLGMAFTSRSWKAPFLRRLILVLLRLAAGHRRARIICQNRDDLEVLSRAGAAGPDRSVVIRGSGVDLETYVPVPEPGGAPVVLYAGRMMREKGVEDFAAAARELRARGVSARFVLVGKPDPAHRSSVGEETLQAWSAAGEVEWWGARADMAAVIGAAAVVCLPSWYGEGLPKVLLEAGACGKAMVATDVPGCRELVIDGETGILVPPRDPAALAGALARVLCDPELRRVLGTNARRAAETEFGADRVVRETLAVYEELLATRSPGDGRG